The genomic window CCGGCCGGAAACGTCAGCGTTTGGATACTTGAGTAACTTTATAGAGAAGAGAGAAAACAATCCATTTATATCCACAATGCTTGTCATTTCGTAGGAATTTAAGCTAATATCTTTACAATTTTCTCTAAAATAATCATCCGGATTCCTACGGAATGACAACTCGTTCAAATATTTTCATTTAAAATCAAACTAAATTTTTCTGATTTCGAGAATTTCAGGCCTTTCAGAATCATCAGAAATTTTTCCGGTTCTGGCGAACTCAGCCCACAATGAACGAAGTTTTTTACCGTTTTCCTGAATATATTCCCAAGGTAAATCTTTTAAGAGCTGCGAAGTTTTCCATGCCGTTTCATTTTCAAAAATCAGGGGAAGATCAATGCAATGAGAAGCTCCGATATAATTATTTTTTAATTTGGAGTGAATCTTAAACTGGTAAATATTTCCGCCGCCTTGCGCATAGTTTCTGGCAAAAATATTCGCCGGTTTTTCATAGATGGATTCTGTGGTTTTCCGAACGATCACATCAAGGATTTTTTCGTGCAGATAAGTATACAGTCCTTCTTCAGCGGTCTTTACATAGAAAGCTGTCTCATCATTATTTAAACCAATCAATACATCATATTTCTTTGCATTTTCTTTCCATTTTGAAAGGCTTTCTTCTTCGCTGCATAATGGAGAATAGCCATATTGTGTACAAAAAGGCATGGATGTTTTCAAACCATATTTCATCAATGACGGTAAAAACTCAGAATACCCTTCTGTCATTTTTAAAGGATCAGCTTCATTTTTTAAGAATTCTGTTTTCTGAAAGAATTCACGAGACATTCTGCTTCTTTTATTACGAAAACCCAATGGGGCACTCTGAATAATTGCTCTTTGAAACAAGTTTTCAACTCCTTCAGAAATCATTAAATGAGCGATTGCATCGCCTCCGGAAGACTGCCCGAAAACTGTAATATTTTCAGGATCTCCACCAAAGCTTCCCATATTATTTTTGATCCATTTTAAAGCTTCGATCATATCAAAAAGTCCCAAATTCGGAGGTCTTTTTTCATCACCTCCCAAAAATCCCAACAGTCCCAAACGATAAGATACTGCGACTACAATAATATTCTGCTCTTTCACCCAGACCGAAGGATCTGAAGTGGGAAGGTCTCCGCATCCGACTTCATAAGAACCGCCATGAATCCAGACCACAACAGGTAACTTTTCATTTTCATTAAAAATCTCAGGACGGGTAATGGTTAAAAATTGAGGAGATTCATCGGCATAAAATTTTTCAACCTCAGTTTTTCCTATCAATCTTTCCAGCAACGGACTTATCTTCTGCGGGCAAACAGGCGTTTTCTCAGAAAAAATACTCTCTGATGATGAATATTCTACAGGAACAGGTTTTTGATATCTTTCTGATTTTGCATAACGGATGCTCTTGGCTTTAATAACTCCGTTTTCTTTTAAAGCCAGAATTTTTCCAAAAGAGGTATGAAAAGTATGGGTTCCAAAGTTTTGTTGTGATGTCATTTGGCTTCAAACATTTAGCTTTTCAACTTCAATTTACAATTTTTTTTAAATTGATACATCAGCGAATTCACTTTTAGTTTAAATTTTTAAATTCACTCGGAGACACTCCCACTTTACTTTTAAACAGTCTTGTAAAATGCTGCGGATATTTAAATCCTAAGTCATAAGAAATTTCACTGATCGATTTTGAAGGCTGTACAATCTGTTCTTTCGCAACATCAATTAATTTGTTGTGAATATATTCCTGTGCAGAAATTCCCAGCTCTTTTTTAATCAGATCTCCAAAATAATTTGCTGAAAGATGAAGTTGTTCCGCAAAATAGTTGACCATAGGAAATCCAAGATTTTTAGGTTTATCGGATTTCAAATATTCATCCATCAGTTTTTCAAATTTTCCGATCACTCCCTGATTTACATGATCTCGTGTAATGAACTGGCGATCATAAAAACGCATGCAATAATTTAAGAACAGCTCGATATTATTAACAATTAATGATTTGCTGTGTTTATCAATTGCCTGTCCGAGCTCATGTTTTATATTTTTAAAGCATTCCAGAATAATTTCTCTTTCTTTTTCTGAAAGATGTAATGCTTCATGTACATCGTAAGAAAAGAAGTTATAGTCTTTGATATTTTTGCCCAAATTTGTTCCTTTCAATAAATCAGGATGGAAAATTAAAGCAAAACCTGCAGGCTGAACATATTTCCCTTTATTATAAATCCCATACGTTTGTCCGGGTGCAATAAAAACCAATGTCCCTTCCTGGTAATCGTAACTGTGTT from Chryseobacterium camelliae includes these protein-coding regions:
- a CDS encoding carboxylesterase family protein, which gives rise to MTSQQNFGTHTFHTSFGKILALKENGVIKAKSIRYAKSERYQKPVPVEYSSSESIFSEKTPVCPQKISPLLERLIGKTEVEKFYADESPQFLTITRPEIFNENEKLPVVVWIHGGSYEVGCGDLPTSDPSVWVKEQNIIVVAVSYRLGLLGFLGGDEKRPPNLGLFDMIEALKWIKNNMGSFGGDPENITVFGQSSGGDAIAHLMISEGVENLFQRAIIQSAPLGFRNKRSRMSREFFQKTEFLKNEADPLKMTEGYSEFLPSLMKYGLKTSMPFCTQYGYSPLCSEEESLSKWKENAKKYDVLIGLNNDETAFYVKTAEEGLYTYLHEKILDVIVRKTTESIYEKPANIFARNYAQGGGNIYQFKIHSKLKNNYIGASHCIDLPLIFENETAWKTSQLLKDLPWEYIQENGKKLRSLWAEFARTGKISDDSERPEILEIRKI
- a CDS encoding helix-turn-helix domain-containing protein; this encodes MENKEVEIYNSVSEYNKMTNQETLHPLVSVIDFSTSDPVCQHMRQFGFYTVFLKDVMCGDMLYGKHSYDYQEGTLVFIAPGQTYGIYNKGKYVQPAGFALIFHPDLLKGTNLGKNIKDYNFFSYDVHEALHLSEKEREIILECFKNIKHELGQAIDKHSKSLIVNNIELFLNYCMRFYDRQFITRDHVNQGVIGKFEKLMDEYLKSDKPKNLGFPMVNYFAEQLHLSANYFGDLIKKELGISAQEYIHNKLIDVAKEQIVQPSKSISEISYDLGFKYPQHFTRLFKSKVGVSPSEFKNLN